The following are from one region of the Treponema denticola genome:
- a CDS encoding acyltransferase yields the protein MKNVFIHELADCHSTNIGNGTKVWQFAIILKNAIVGENCNINCHTFIENDVKIGNNVTLKSGVFLWDGIVICDNVFVGPNVTFTNDKYPRSKQYPETFQKTIISRGASIGANSTILGGITIGENSMIGAGSLVTKDIPDNELWYGSPAKYVRKI from the coding sequence ATGAAGAATGTTTTTATTCATGAACTGGCTGATTGTCATTCTACTAATATAGGTAATGGTACGAAAGTTTGGCAATTTGCCATTATTCTTAAAAATGCTATTGTAGGTGAGAATTGTAATATAAATTGTCATACATTTATTGAAAATGATGTCAAGATTGGTAATAATGTGACATTAAAGTCTGGAGTTTTTTTATGGGATGGTATCGTAATTTGTGATAATGTTTTTGTAGGTCCTAATGTTACATTTACCAATGATAAATATCCTAGATCTAAACAATATCCTGAAACTTTTCAAAAAACCATAATAAGTAGAGGTGCATCGATTGGTGCAAATTCAACTATACTAGGTGGTATCACAATAGGAGAGAATTCTATGATTGGTGCAGGAAGCCTTGTTACTAAAGATATTCCTGATAATGAATTGTGGTATGGTTCTCCAGCTAAATATGTTCGCAAGATATAA